In a single window of the Pseudopipra pipra isolate bDixPip1 chromosome 21, bDixPip1.hap1, whole genome shotgun sequence genome:
- the P2RX1 gene encoding P2X purinoceptor 1, translated as MGQKCMDKVSSFLFEYDTPRMVLVRNKKVGLTFRLIQLIVLAYIIGWVFLYEKGYQSQDSIVSSVSVKLKGLTLTNESVMGPHIWDVVDYVFPPQGDNSFVVMTNFIVTPGQKQGTCPELPDAGLCTRDSDCIKGRYSRQGQGLMTGKCVPFNSSVKTCEIFGWCPVEVDEHVPSPALLSEAEKFTLFIKNSITFPKFKVSRRNLVESVTKQYLKKCTYNKATDSLCPVFELGYIVKESGQNFTFLAIKGGVVGITIDWNCDLDWPVRYCKPIYQFHGLYNDDSNVSPGFNFRYAKYYKEDGMEKRTLYKVFGIRFDILVNGKAGKFDIIPTMTTIGSGIGIFGVASVLCDLLLLHFLQGRDYYKQKKFKYAEQEPSKSHKKEKEPDNTQ; from the exons ATGGGGCAGAAGTGCATGGACAAGGTGTCCTCCTTCCTCTTCGAGTATGACACCCCTCGGATGGTGCTGGTGAGGAACAAGAAGGTGGGACTGACCTTCCGGCTGATCCAGCTCATCGTCCTGGCGTACATCATCGG GTGGGTGTTCCTCTACGAGAAGGGTTACCAGTCTCAGGACAGCATTGTCAGCTCGGTCTCGGTGAAGCTGAAAGGGCTGACGCTGACCAATGAGAGTGTCATGGGCCCTCACATCTGGGATGTGGTGGACTATGTTTTCCCACCCCAG GGGGACAACTCATTTGTGGTGATGACCAACTTCATTGTCACCCCTGGACAGAAACAAGGAACCTGCCCAGAG CTGCCAGACGCCGGGCTCTGCACGCGGGACAGCGACTGCATCAAAGGGAGATACAGCCGGCAGGGACAAG GGCTCATGACAGGCAAGTGTGTGCCCTTCAACAGCTCGGTGAAGACCTGTGAGATCTTTGGCTGGTGCCCTGTTGAAGTTGATGAGCATGTTCCCAG ccctgccctgtTGTCAGAAGCAGAGAAGTTCACCTTGTTCATCAAGAACAGCATCACCTTCCCCAAGTTCAAGGTGTCCAG GCGCAACTTGGTTGAGAGTGTTACCAAACAGTACCTGAAGAAATGCACCTATAACAAAGCCACCGATTCCTTGTGCCCTGTGTTTGAACTGGGATATATAGTGAAGGAATCGGGTCAGAATTTTACCTTCCTGGCTATTAAG GGGGGAGTGGTGGGCATCACCATAGACTGGAACTGCGACCTCGACTGGCCTGTCCGGTACTGCAAACCCATTTACCAGTTCCACGGCCTCTACAATGATGACAGTAATGTTTCACCAGGCTTCAACTTCAG ATATGCCAAGTACTACAAAGAAGATGGGATGGAGAAAAGGACCCTCTACAAGGTGTTTGGGATCCGGTTCGACATTTTGGTGAATGGCAAG GCAGGCAAATTTGACATCATCCCAACCATGACCACAATTGGCTCTGGAATTGGTATTTTTGGAGTG GCCTCTGTCCTCTGtgacctgctcctgctgcatttCCTCCAAGGACGGGACTATTACAAGCAGAAGAAATTCAAATACGCAGAACAGGAGCCT TCAAAGTCAcataagaaggaaaaggagcCGGACAACACGCAGTGA